A single window of Lutzomyia longipalpis isolate SR_M1_2022 chromosome 1, ASM2433408v1 DNA harbors:
- the LOC129786089 gene encoding uncharacterized protein LOC129786089 has translation MFRYILVGLLAAGISADLMDGITPCPNNVPLPLDVYVYGCDSLPCWVHNGDIVYFEMDFRVERFTQTLKPGVSLILGPLQIPFEIPPEDQDACGGLIGIVRCPLYQDDIARYGLGMKVEAPVSGVTVNLEFWLEDDWGQRVVCYRREQRIDQPRALGEK, from the exons ATGTTTCGTTACATCCTTGTGGGTCTTCTTGCAGCAGGAATATCTGCTGATCTTATGGACGGGATAACACCAT GTCCTAACAATGTTCCTCTTCCTCTCGATGTCTATGTCTACGGTTGCGATAGTCTACCATGTTGGGTCCATAACGGAGACATTGTTTACTTTGAAATGGACTTTCGTGTGG AGAGATTTACTCAAACCCTAAAGCCTGGTGTATCGCTGATACTGGGACCTCTGCaaattccatttgaaattCCTCCAGAGGATCAAGATGCTTGCGGTGGCCTTATTGGCATTGTCAGGTGTCCACTCTACCAAGACGACATTGCACGGTATGGACTTGGAATGAAGGTTGAAGCTCCAGTGTCTGGTGTGACTGTTAATTTGGAATTCTGGCTTGAGGATGATTGGGGTCAACGGGTCGTATGTTACAGACGTGAGCAAAGGATTGATCAACCACGTGCTCTTGgggaaaaatga
- the LOC129786174 gene encoding NPC intracellular cholesterol transporter 2-like produces MLWYLVILAFVPFLTQMQGELMCASGEEPFLQLTVVGCDEFPCNVYVGERAAMEIIFRAPRDIQSFSPRALAFILNIPIPYELPYETRDGCSHLLDGECPIPQGTVVRHILYMDVSPHYPGAQNLLVDISLHDENDVAIGCTRVTLHVIR; encoded by the exons ATGTTGTGGTATTTAGTGATTTTGGCCTTTGTGCCATTTCTAACGCAAATGCAAGGTGAATTGATGTGTGCATCAGGGGAAGAGCCATTTCTTCAGTTGACTGTTGTTGGTTGCGATGAGTTTCCTTGTAATGTTTATGTGGGAGAAAGAGCTGCAATGGAAATCATTTTTCGTGCAC CACGAGACATTCAGAGCTTTTCACCAAGAGCTCTTGCCTTCATTCTAAACATCCCCATTCCGTATGAACTCCCCTATGAAACACGAGATGGatgttcccatcttttggacgGAGAATGTCCCATCCCCCAGGGTACTGTTGTCAGACATATTCTCTACATGGACGTGAGTCCGCATTATCCAGGTGCCCAAAATCTCTTAGTGGACATTTCACTGCATGATGAGAATGATGTTGCCATTGGATGTACTCGAGTTACATTACACGTTATaagataa
- the LOC129797635 gene encoding NPC intracellular cholesterol transporter 2-like isoform X3, with translation MLRYLILAAFIPAILATEGVTTCAAGHDSPIQVTVEGCPVAPCDITLGGEATMRVVFQAYQDIPSFSPRTIAFLLGIPVPYTLPPEITNYACDHLEDGECPIPYGTVVTYVFRLPVGPNYPPTNNLQIELSLMDPSNNVINCVRVPINAVP, from the exons ATGCTGCGCTACCTGATCTTAGCTGCATTCATCCCAGCCATCTTGGCTACAGAGGGAGTTACTACCTGTGCTGCTGGACACGATTCCCCAATTCAGGTTACAGTGGAAGGATGTCCTGTGGCTCCTTGCGATATTACACTTGGAGGCGAAGCTACCATGAGGGTAGTCTTCCAAGCCT aTCAAGACATTCCGTCTTTCTCCCCGAGGACTATCGCCTTCCTTTTGGGCATCCCTGTCCCATACACTCTCCCTCCAGAGATCACCAACTATGCCTGTGATCATCTTGAAGATGGTGAATGCCCCATTCCTTATGGAACTGTCGTCACATACGTTTTCCGCCTACCTGTTGGACCCAATTATCCACCAACGAACAACCTCCAGATTGAGCTCTCTCTCATGGATCCCTCCAACAATGTTATCAACTGCGTCCGTGTGCCCATTAATGCTGtcccataa
- the LOC129797773 gene encoding uncharacterized protein LOC129797773: MFKYLIFAAFLPAIFANTNGVTSCSGNPPLPAQTSVLGCSQTPCNIKLGERTGIDIVFQAPRDITNFRPKARAYVLGIGIDHALPDDIVNGACENLSAGECPIPAGTVVEYNFELLVSSSYPPTNNIDVDISLIDQNDNVIVCSRIRINAIR, from the exons atgttcaaatatttaatttttgccgCGTTTCTCCCGGCTATCTTTGCCAACACCAACGGTGTTACGAGCTGTTCCGGAAATCCACCTTTGCCTGCCCAAACTTCCGTCTTAGGATGCAGCCAAACGCCCTGCAACATCAAATTGGGAGAACGTACAGGAATTGATATCGTTTTCCAAGCTC CACGCGACATTACTAACTTCAGACCAAAAGCTCGTGCCTATGTACTTGGAATTGGAATTGATCATGCACTTCCTGATGACATAGTCAACGGTGCCTGTGAAAATCTCTCTGCTGGAGAATGCCCTATCCCCGCAGGAACGGTGGTTGAATACAATTTCGAACTACTCGTGAGCTCCAGCTACCCACCCACAAATAACATCGATGTCGACATCTCTCTGATTGATCAAAATGACAACGTAATTGTCTGCAGTCGCATTCGCATTAATGCCATCCGGTAA
- the LOC129797754 gene encoding uncharacterized protein LOC129797754 has product MAFVKKLVVALSLISVVLSEEDKKPTGIKYEKFEVSPGSEKYMTYKMDAKQLNDTAFTMAMEMEQLEDMDNNWETTMTFHYSPKNDGKYEEVFKLPKEKVCDYMEGEIYKEHIYPQFKDLSNFPEPGTCPVPKGSYKVEEHVVNIDDAKALGKIGGWRVDTSFFKDGELVSENKLFFTVF; this is encoded by the exons ATGGCTTTTGTTAAGAAATTAGTGGTGGCCCTTTCTCTAATTTCTGTTGTTTTAAGCGAAGAAGATAAAAAG CCAACGGGTATTAAGTATGAAAAGTTCGAAGTGTCACCTGGATCGGAAAAATACATGACTTACAAGATGGACGCAAAGCAACTCAACGATACCGCTTTCACAATGGCAATGGAAATGGAACAATTGGAGGATATGGATAATAACTGGGAAACAACGATGACGTTCCATTATAGTCCAAAGAACGATGGGAAGTACGAGGAAGTTTTTAAActtccaaaagaaaaagtcTGTGATTACATGGAAGGAGAAATTTACAAGGAACATATCTACCCACAATTCAAGGATTTATCCAACTTTCCAGAACCTGGAACTTGTCCAGTTCCAAAG GGATCTTACAAAGTAGAAGAACATGTTGTCAACATTGATGATgcgaaagctttgggaaaaaTTGGGGGATGGCGTGTAGACacttctttcttcaaagatgGCGAACTTGTGtcggaaaataaattattctttacaGTCTTTTAG
- the LOC129797767 gene encoding NPC intracellular cholesterol transporter 2 homolog a produces MKFSVFAITFAFTCFVSLSQATEVRQCQGGAKKLESTEVLISNCEKPPCKLRRKTEVSIEEKFTPDRDLKTLTTTVHAEILGIPLPFIGVDNTSACDNLFEEDGTTKAACPLQAGKNYVYKNSFKVLEIYPKTSLVVHWALTSDNKDVTCFEVPAKII; encoded by the exons ATGAAGTTCAGCGTCTTTGCCATCACATTTGCTTTTACCTGTTTCGTAAGCCTTTCCCAGGCCACCGAAGTCAGACAATGTCAAG GAGGAGCCAAGAAATTGGAGTCCACGGAGGTGTTGATTTCAAACTGTGAGAAGCCACCTTGCAAACTTCGCCGGAAAACGGAAGTTTccattgaggaaaaattcacaCCAGACAGAGATCTAAAGACTCTCACAACGACCGTCCATGCTGAGATTCTTGGCATCCCACTGCCCTTCATTGGCGTAGATAACACATCAGCTTGCGATAATCTCTTCGAAGAAGATGGAACAACAAAGGCTGCCTGCCCACTGCAAGCTGGCAAGAATTACGTGTACAAGAATTCATTTAAGGTGCTCGAAATTTACCCAAAGACAAGCCTCGTTGTTCACTGGGCACTCACGAGCGACAATAAGGACGTCACATGCTTCGAAGTTCCGGctaaaattatctaa